One Bradyrhizobium sp. CCGB12 genomic window carries:
- a CDS encoding multidrug efflux RND transporter permease subunit, whose protein sequence is MTEGGISAPFIRYPIGTSLLMAGILFVGLVAYPLLPVAPLPQVDFPTIQITANLPGGSPETMASSVAQPLERQFAQIPGIAQMTSTSYLGTASITIQFDLNRSIDGAANDVQGAINAASGQLPKNLPSPPTYRKVNPADAPIMLLSATSETLPLTSVSDAVDAQLAQQISQLSGVAQVFIGGQQKPSIRIQIDPAKLVAKGLSMEDVRSQIAITTVDSPKGNIDGPKRAYTIYANDQLTQAKDWNDVIIAYRNGGPLRIRDVGQAVSGAEDAKQAAWANGKRGVFLVIFKQPGANVIDTVDRIKATLPRLVAAIPPAIKIELISDRTTTIRAAVEDVQFTLLLTIALVVMVIFIFLRSFWATVIPTITVPLALLGACALMWVVGYSLDNLSLMALTIAVGFVVDDAIVMLENITRYIEEGESPMAAAFKGSKEIGFTIVSISISLVAVLIPLLLMGGIIGRLFREFAVVLAMTIFVSMFVSLTLTPMMASRFLRAHGEVTHGKFYQWSERAFDGMLRGYEYVLDHALAWRRTTLAIFFATLGLSIYLFVLIPKGFFPQQDVGLITATSEASQDISFAEMQRRQVELGKIVMEDPDVATIAMNIGGSGRAGNNGNMFITLKPRNDRNASAQEIIARLRPKLEKVSGARLYMQAAQDVRLGGRPTRTQFEFTLQDADLAELNDWAPKILAKMQTLPQLRDVATDQQTQGTTVQLKINRDTASRYGIQPQLIDDTLYDAFGQRQVTQYFTQLNTYKVILEILPELQGNLDSLNKLYVKSPLTGEQVPLSTFATWTTDPVRPLSISHQGQFPAITISFNLAQGVALGQATEAVQRAMVELGAPPTLNSSFQGTAQAFQQSLGTVPLLILAALVVVYLILGILYESYIHPITILSTLPSAGVGALAILMAAGFDFSLIALIGIILLIGIVKKNGIMMVDFAIAAERDEHKTPEESIRQAALLRFRPIMMTTMAALLGGVPLMLGHGTGAEIRQPLGYAMVGGLIVSQALTLFTTPVVYLYLDELNNWFSGWGRSGDGEGDEAPAHGTVKEAAE, encoded by the coding sequence ATGACCGAGGGCGGGATTTCGGCACCTTTCATCCGTTATCCCATCGGCACTTCGCTGCTGATGGCCGGCATTCTCTTTGTCGGTCTGGTCGCCTACCCCCTGCTGCCGGTCGCGCCGCTGCCGCAGGTGGACTTCCCGACTATCCAGATTACCGCCAACCTGCCGGGCGGCAGTCCAGAGACCATGGCCTCGTCGGTGGCGCAGCCGCTCGAGCGGCAATTCGCCCAGATCCCCGGCATCGCCCAGATGACCTCGACCAGCTATCTGGGCACGGCGTCGATCACCATCCAGTTCGACCTCAATCGCAGCATCGACGGTGCGGCCAACGACGTTCAAGGTGCCATCAACGCCGCCAGTGGCCAGCTGCCGAAGAACCTGCCCTCGCCGCCGACGTACCGCAAGGTCAACCCGGCGGACGCCCCGATCATGCTGCTGTCGGCAACCTCCGAGACATTGCCGCTCACCAGCGTCAGCGACGCCGTCGACGCGCAGCTCGCCCAGCAGATCAGCCAACTTTCCGGCGTCGCGCAAGTCTTCATCGGCGGCCAGCAGAAACCGTCCATCCGCATTCAGATCGACCCGGCGAAACTCGTCGCCAAGGGCCTGTCGATGGAGGATGTGCGCAGCCAGATCGCCATCACCACCGTCGACAGCCCCAAAGGCAATATCGACGGACCCAAACGCGCCTATACGATCTACGCCAACGACCAGCTCACCCAGGCCAAGGACTGGAACGACGTCATCATCGCCTATCGCAATGGCGGCCCGTTGCGAATCCGCGACGTCGGCCAGGCGGTCAGCGGCGCTGAAGACGCCAAACAGGCGGCCTGGGCCAACGGCAAGCGCGGCGTGTTCCTGGTGATATTCAAACAGCCGGGCGCAAATGTCATCGACACCGTCGACCGCATCAAGGCCACCCTGCCCCGGCTGGTGGCCGCTATCCCGCCCGCGATCAAGATCGAGCTGATCAGCGACCGCACCACGACAATCCGTGCCGCGGTCGAAGACGTCCAGTTCACATTGCTGCTGACCATCGCGCTCGTGGTCATGGTCATCTTCATCTTCCTGCGCAGCTTCTGGGCGACCGTCATCCCTACGATCACGGTGCCCTTGGCACTATTGGGCGCCTGCGCTCTGATGTGGGTGGTCGGCTATTCCCTGGACAATCTGTCGCTGATGGCGCTCACCATCGCGGTCGGGTTCGTCGTCGACGACGCCATCGTGATGCTCGAGAACATCACCCGCTACATCGAGGAAGGCGAATCGCCGATGGCGGCTGCCTTCAAGGGTTCCAAGGAAATCGGTTTCACCATTGTCTCGATCAGTATCTCGCTGGTCGCGGTGCTGATCCCCCTGCTGCTGATGGGCGGCATCATCGGGCGCCTTTTCCGCGAGTTCGCCGTGGTGCTGGCGATGACGATCTTCGTCTCGATGTTCGTGTCGCTGACGCTGACGCCGATGATGGCTTCGCGTTTCCTGCGCGCGCATGGCGAGGTGACGCACGGCAAGTTCTACCAATGGAGCGAACGCGCCTTCGACGGGATGCTGCGCGGCTACGAATATGTACTCGACCACGCCCTGGCCTGGCGCCGCACCACGCTGGCGATCTTCTTCGCCACTCTCGGCCTGTCGATCTACCTGTTCGTCCTGATCCCGAAGGGCTTCTTCCCGCAACAGGACGTCGGCCTGATCACCGCGACCTCCGAAGCCTCGCAGGACATCTCGTTCGCCGAGATGCAACGGCGACAAGTCGAGCTCGGCAAGATCGTGATGGAGGATCCCGACGTCGCCACGATTGCGATGAACATCGGCGGCAGCGGCCGCGCCGGCAACAACGGCAACATGTTCATCACCCTGAAGCCGCGTAACGACCGCAACGCCTCAGCGCAGGAGATCATCGCCCGTCTACGTCCCAAGCTCGAGAAGGTGTCCGGCGCCCGCCTCTACATGCAGGCCGCCCAGGACGTCCGGCTCGGCGGTCGGCCGACGCGCACGCAGTTCGAGTTCACCTTGCAGGATGCGGATCTCGCCGAGCTCAACGACTGGGCACCGAAGATCCTCGCCAAGATGCAGACGCTGCCGCAGCTGCGTGACGTCGCGACCGACCAGCAGACGCAGGGCACGACGGTGCAGCTCAAGATCAACCGCGACACCGCCTCGCGCTACGGCATCCAGCCGCAGCTGATCGACGACACGCTGTATGACGCGTTCGGACAGCGGCAGGTTACGCAGTATTTCACCCAGCTCAACACCTACAAGGTGATCCTCGAGATTCTTCCGGAGTTACAGGGGAATCTCGACAGCCTGAACAAGCTCTACGTAAAGTCGCCGCTCACCGGCGAGCAGGTGCCGCTGTCGACCTTCGCGACCTGGACCACCGATCCGGTCCGCCCGCTCTCGATCAGCCATCAGGGCCAGTTCCCGGCGATCACGATCAGCTTCAACCTCGCCCAAGGCGTTGCGCTCGGCCAGGCAACTGAGGCCGTGCAGCGGGCGATGGTCGAGCTCGGCGCGCCGCCGACGCTCAATTCGAGCTTCCAGGGCACCGCGCAGGCGTTCCAGCAATCGCTCGGCACCGTGCCGCTCTTGATCCTGGCAGCCCTCGTCGTGGTCTATCTGATCCTCGGCATCCTCTACGAGAGCTACATCCATCCGATCACGATTCTGTCGACCCTGCCCTCGGCCGGCGTCGGCGCGCTCGCGATCCTGATGGCGGCCGGCTTCGACTTCAGCCTCATTGCATTGATCGGAATCATTCTCCTGATCGGCATCGTGAAGAAGAACGGCATCATGATGGTCGACTTCGCGATCGCCGCCGAACGCGACGAGCACAAGACGCCGGAAGAATCGATCCGCCAGGCCGCGCTGCTGCGTTTCCGCCCGATCATGATGACGACGATGGCCGCGCTGCTGGGCGGCGTGCCGCTGATGCTCGGTCACGGCACCGGCGCCGAGATCCGCCAACCGCTCGGCTACGCCATGGTCGGCGGCCTGATCGTCAGCCAGGCGCTGACGCTGTTCACCACCCCGGTGGTCTATCTCTATCTCGACGAGCTCAACAACTGGTTCTCGGGCTGGGGCCGTTCGGGTGACGGCGAAGGTGACGAGGCGCCCGCGCACGGCACCGTCAAGGAAGCCGCCGAGTAA
- a CDS encoding invasion associated locus B family protein, which translates to MMMQSRLVALAAAVLLSTGAAYAQQSAKKNGAPPAAQPAATAPTQAQADGSPGQPGWIVRCTSASREAPLECAMEQNAVLTKTGQTVVLINIRIAPDTRTPIALLQLPLGLNLPIGAKLQVDEGKTFDLQIQTCENRGCYASTPIAADLLTALRSGKQLKVSFQNMAKETIAIPMPLNDFAAAYDKIK; encoded by the coding sequence ATGATGATGCAATCCAGACTTGTCGCCCTCGCCGCCGCCGTTCTGTTGTCGACCGGCGCCGCCTACGCCCAGCAGAGCGCCAAGAAGAACGGCGCTCCTCCGGCCGCGCAGCCGGCGGCGACTGCTCCGACGCAAGCGCAGGCGGACGGCTCTCCGGGACAGCCCGGCTGGATCGTGCGCTGCACCAGCGCAAGCCGCGAGGCGCCGCTCGAATGCGCGATGGAGCAGAACGCGGTGCTGACCAAGACCGGCCAGACCGTCGTCCTGATCAACATCCGCATCGCGCCCGACACCCGCACGCCGATCGCGCTGCTGCAATTGCCGCTCGGCCTCAACCTGCCCATCGGCGCCAAGCTCCAGGTCGACGAGGGCAAGACGTTCGATCTCCAGATCCAGACCTGCGAGAACCGCGGCTGCTACGCCTCGACGCCGATCGCGGCGGATCTGCTCACCGCCTTGCGGTCGGGCAAGCAGCTGAAAGTCTCCTTCCAGAACATGGCCAAGGAGACGATCGCGATCCCGATGCCGCTGAACGATTTTGCGGCGGCCTACGACAAGATCAAGTAA
- a CDS encoding DUF1428 domain-containing protein — translation MPYVDGFVLAVPKDNIEAYKAMATSACAIWMEHGALDYVECIGDDVPYGELTSFPRAVIAKEDEVVIFAWIVYRDRESRDAINKKVMADPRLKMEGMPFDGKRMIYGGFTTLLRASDIAT, via the coding sequence ATGCCCTATGTCGATGGTTTCGTGCTCGCCGTGCCCAAGGACAATATCGAGGCCTATAAGGCGATGGCGACGAGCGCCTGCGCGATCTGGATGGAGCACGGCGCGCTCGACTACGTCGAATGCATCGGTGACGACGTTCCCTATGGCGAGCTCACCTCGTTCCCGCGCGCGGTGATCGCGAAGGAGGACGAGGTCGTGATCTTCGCCTGGATCGTCTATCGCGACCGGGAGAGCCGCGACGCCATCAACAAGAAGGTGATGGCGGACCCGCGGCTGAAGATGGAGGGCATGCCGTTCGACGGCAAGCGCATGATCTATGGCGGCTTCACGACGCTGCTCCGGGCGAGCGACATCGCGACCTGA